The Schistocerca nitens isolate TAMUIC-IGC-003100 chromosome 7, iqSchNite1.1, whole genome shotgun sequence genome contains a region encoding:
- the LOC126195006 gene encoding uncharacterized protein LOC126195006, which produces MGKRTHLTHAALILGLAVLVPQCVCKPQGWSLPKLPQLQTPVIAPGQLPFDCAELTVDPRIPKFLIQELCSQPPAETAADAAAEAKDQAETVETKVQEEAAESKDQAEAAETKDQEEAAETKDQEEAAETKNQEEAAETKDQEEAAEIKHQEEAAEAKDQEEAVETKVQDGAVEAKDQEEAENAAKEVEAAEEPAARRSSSDGAKQPVEVIVPFFRVVIQKLISPDAKVATREFWAKAYQEAGSPKLARHPTFFEIAAGVQQAVESFRSEDSWPKVVRLIKDLTSDKQWKRLEAVLAAAHGRDPANLWKALGAAKALKVALKSSIKEPQCRVEGPNPDPEDCREFFVCFRLQGRWKSKDAKCPKYTEFSPSQLRCVWAPFSDCVEQSDSDSGSDEDSEESSREVIERILKHGPGAFHVQ; this is translated from the exons ATGGGGAAACGAACTCACTTAACGCACGCCGCCCTCATTCTG GGGTTGGCAGTGCTGGTTCCACAGTGTGTCTGCAAACCACAAGGCTGGAGCCTGCCGAAACTACCGCAGCTGCAGACACCTGTCATCGCTCCAGGGCAGCTACCGTTCGACTGTGCGGAGCTGACTGTCGACCCCCGCATACCGAAGTTTCTCATCCAGGAACTCTGCAGCCAACCACCGGCCGAAACCGCGGCAGACGCTGCTGCTGAGGCCAAGGATCAGGCTGAAACCGTCGAGACCAAAGTCCAGGAAGAAGCTGCTGAAAGCAAAGATCAGGCAGAAGCTGCTGAGACCAAAGATCAGGAAGAAGCCGCTGAGACCAAAGATCAAGAAGAAGCCGCAGAGACCAAAAATCAGGAAGAAGCCGCTGAGACCAAAGATCAGGAAGAAGCCGCTGAGATCAAACATCAGGAAGAAGCCGCTGAGGCCAAAGATCAGGAAGAagctgttgagaccaaggttcaggaTGGGGCTGTTGAGGCCAAAGATCAGGAAGAAGCAGAGAATGCTGCCAAAGAAGTAGAGGCTGCAGAGGAGCCAGCGGCGAGGCGCTCGAGCAGCGATGGTGCCAAGCAACCGGTCGAGGTGATCGTGCCTTTCTTCCGCGTGGTCATCCAGAAACTCATCAGCCCAGACGCCAAGGTGGCGACCAGGGAATTCTGGGCAAAGGCCTACCAGGAGGCAGGCTCTCCCAAGCTGGCCCGACACCCGACCTTCTTTGAGATAGCGGCAGGCGTCCAGCAAGCTGTGGAGTCCTTCCGTAGCGAAGACTCTTGGCCTAAAGTGGTGCGCCTGATCAAAGATTTGACTTCAGACAAGCAGTGGAAGCGGCTAGAAGCGGTGCTGGCCGCCGCTCACGGGCGAGACCCTGCGAACCTCTGGAAAGCTCTGGGCGCTGCCAAGGCCTTGAAGGTGGCGCTCAAGTCTTCAATAAAGGAGCCACAGTGCAGAGTGGAGGGTCCCAACCCTGACCCGGAAGACTGTCGCGAGTTCTTTGTTTGCTTCCGCCTGCAGGGTCGCTGGAAGTCCAAAGACGCCAAGTGCCCCAAGTACACAGAGTTCAGCCCCAGCCAGCTCAGATGCGTCTGGGCGCCCTTCTCTGACTGCGTCGAGCAATCTGACTCTGACTCTGGCTCTGACGAGGATTCTGAAGAATCCAGCAGAGAGGTTATCGAGAGAATTCTCAAGCACGGACCTGGTGCATTCCATGTCCAGTAA